A genomic region of Ignavibacteria bacterium contains the following coding sequences:
- a CDS encoding carbohydrate binding family 9 domain-containing protein, with the protein MRTIFLLILLFIIPVSILGQTNSKIIYAERVSTKPKLDGILNDSIWQVAKPVNDFLQQEPIAGNPASFKTEVRIIYNDYALYVGVMCYDPEPEKIIARELKSDGNLRGDDNFNILFDTFNDKKSAYWFGTNPLGMRDDALLAGMDFRGFNEDWNGIWDVRTAIVDSGWSIEFEFPFSTFKFHKQNEQIWGINFQRQIRRLNEIVLWSGVGKNFGLFKIAYAGKLIGIKNIERGDPIYLKPFLSFGRQFSSGENETLIKPGLDIKYGLTQNLSLDITFNTDFAQVESDRARINLTRFPLFFPEKREFFLENSSVFDYTFGFRNNVFYSRRIGISEGEEIPINAGARLVGRMNEFEIGLLNVQTAAKGTEPATNYSVARIKYDLFEQSYAGFIITNKISKKGFNRVYGADFNLNFTDFLGDQTLTIGGGALRSDETNGGRRNNAYKFFFSFPNDFINAFLSYREAQRDFNPAMGFFFRTGFKSVTSHLRISPRINYLGIKKLNFTLFESDLYWNEDKTLSTSNLTISPFGFITNSDDFFKIEIKRNFDYVESDFTLFDTVNIPVGKYNFNSIGFDLNTSRSRTLFMELSYNDGTYYSGKRKNISSELTYMFSKHLSISSDFDINRIEISGMRFYTREFGLRLRYDFSTMTYSSIFAQWNNEMKELNINYRFMWQPKIGSNFYIVLNHLLSTEEKLKTKDLTLLTKFVWLIVI; encoded by the coding sequence ATGAGAACAATTTTTCTACTGATACTGTTGTTCATTATTCCAGTTTCAATTTTAGGACAAACCAATTCTAAAATTATTTATGCCGAAAGAGTTTCAACAAAACCAAAACTTGACGGAATATTAAATGACTCAATCTGGCAGGTTGCAAAACCAGTTAATGACTTCCTCCAACAAGAACCAATTGCTGGTAATCCAGCATCATTTAAGACCGAAGTCAGAATAATCTATAATGATTACGCTCTCTATGTTGGTGTGATGTGTTATGACCCAGAACCAGAGAAAATTATTGCAAGAGAATTAAAGAGCGATGGAAATCTTCGTGGTGATGATAACTTTAATATTCTTTTTGATACTTTTAATGATAAGAAATCAGCATACTGGTTTGGAACAAATCCGCTTGGAATGCGAGATGATGCTTTATTAGCTGGAATGGATTTCAGAGGATTTAATGAAGATTGGAACGGCATCTGGGATGTTCGTACTGCTATAGTTGACTCTGGATGGTCAATCGAATTTGAATTCCCGTTCTCCACTTTCAAATTTCACAAACAAAATGAACAGATTTGGGGGATAAATTTTCAAAGACAGATTAGAAGATTAAATGAAATAGTTTTATGGTCAGGTGTTGGTAAAAATTTTGGCTTATTTAAAATTGCCTATGCAGGTAAATTAATTGGGATAAAAAATATTGAAAGAGGTGATCCAATTTATTTAAAACCTTTCCTGAGCTTTGGCAGACAATTTTCAAGCGGTGAGAATGAAACATTAATAAAGCCTGGTCTGGATATTAAATATGGATTAACCCAAAATCTCTCGCTCGATATAACCTTTAATACAGATTTCGCACAAGTTGAATCAGATCGAGCAAGAATAAATCTTACAAGATTTCCACTTTTCTTCCCCGAGAAGAGAGAATTTTTCTTAGAAAATTCAAGCGTTTTTGATTACACTTTCGGTTTCAGAAATAATGTTTTTTATAGTCGAAGAATTGGGATTAGCGAGGGAGAAGAAATTCCAATCAATGCTGGTGCAAGACTGGTTGGCAGAATGAATGAATTTGAAATTGGACTCTTAAATGTTCAAACTGCAGCTAAAGGAACTGAACCTGCAACCAATTATAGTGTTGCCAGAATTAAATATGATTTGTTCGAGCAATCTTACGCTGGTTTTATAATTACAAACAAAATTTCTAAAAAGGGTTTTAATCGAGTCTATGGAGCTGATTTTAATTTGAATTTTACAGATTTTCTTGGTGATCAAACCTTAACAATTGGCGGTGGTGCCCTCAGATCAGATGAAACTAATGGCGGTAGAAGAAATAACGCTTACAAATTCTTCTTCAGCTTTCCGAACGATTTCATCAATGCTTTTTTGAGTTATCGAGAAGCTCAGAGAGATTTTAATCCTGCGATGGGATTCTTCTTTAGAACAGGATTTAAATCAGTTACATCTCATTTAAGAATTTCACCACGGATTAATTATCTGGGAATAAAAAAATTAAATTTCACATTATTTGAATCAGATCTTTACTGGAATGAAGATAAAACACTCTCAACATCTAATCTAACTATTTCTCCTTTTGGTTTTATCACTAACTCAGATGATTTCTTCAAGATCGAGATCAAAAGAAATTTTGATTATGTAGAAAGTGATTTTACTTTGTTCGATACAGTCAACATCCCGGTTGGTAAATACAATTTTAATTCAATTGGATTTGACTTGAATACATCCCGTAGTCGAACTTTATTTATGGAACTAAGCTACAACGACGGAACATACTACTCAGGAAAAAGAAAAAACATTTCATCTGAGCTTACTTATATGTTTTCGAAACATTTATCAATTAGTTCTGATTTTGATATTAATCGAATAGAAATTTCTGGGATGAGATTCTACACTCGAGAGTTTGGTTTGAGGTTACGATATGATTTCTCTACTATGACTTACAGTTCAATTTTCGCACAATGGAACAATGAGATGAAAGAGTTGAACATAAATTATAGGTTTATGTGGCAACCTAAAATTGGAAGCAACTTTTATATCGTTTTAAATCATCTTTTATCAACAGAAGAAAAATTGAAAACCAAAGATTTAACTTTGCTCACAAAATTCGTTTGGCTGATTGTTATTTGA
- a CDS encoding T9SS type A sorting domain-containing protein, whose translation MMKNIFLSFLLFYNYTIPQNNFVVFNLMNAPFPTNKPFNIVQDKDGSYWFSFFSEKRNGINYPGGIARFDGSTWQVFTNQNSPLPTKSVNVIAIDSLGRKWIGTDSGLVKYDGMNWIIYTKDNSPLMEDIIWNVTVERDTIIWIASYTTGLYRFDGINWNRWHTDNSPLISNQINFILIDDAGIKWIGADYSPLFSFDGTNWQLHGKFPFAPGPGGFANPDVRSMAIDKYNTKWISGAGYWGAGLPRWYAIAKFIDTTWTFYDSTVIGFQHYSNYCGVAIDKNNIKWFTDFRNGLIRYDDTTFYLFNQENSPISNSWAIIVDKFNNKVFSAELNEQLPDGTYLRGIVFYNENGVVLSSAENYSPKPFDFYLAQNYPNPFNEKTKISWHSPVSGHQTIKVYDVLGREIATLVDEYRNPGIYEVTFNAENLPSGIYLYKFSTGLHSLTKKMLLIK comes from the coding sequence ATGATGAAAAACATTTTTTTAAGTTTTCTTTTGTTTTATAACTATACAATACCACAAAATAATTTTGTGGTTTTCAACTTAATGAATGCACCTTTTCCTACAAATAAACCATTTAATATTGTTCAAGATAAAGATGGTTCATACTGGTTTAGCTTTTTTTCCGAAAAACGTAATGGAATAAATTATCCCGGAGGAATTGCAAGGTTTGATGGATCTACCTGGCAAGTATTTACTAATCAAAATTCACCATTACCAACAAAAAGTGTCAATGTAATTGCCATCGATAGTTTAGGCAGAAAATGGATTGGCACAGATAGTGGATTAGTAAAATACGATGGAATGAATTGGATTATATATACTAAAGATAATTCACCATTGATGGAGGACATTATCTGGAATGTTACTGTTGAAAGGGATACTATAATCTGGATAGCCTCCTATACAACAGGTCTTTATAGATTTGATGGAATTAATTGGAATAGATGGCACACTGATAATTCTCCATTAATTTCAAATCAAATAAATTTTATTTTAATTGATGATGCAGGTATTAAATGGATTGGTGCTGACTATTCTCCACTATTTAGTTTTGATGGGACAAACTGGCAGCTTCATGGTAAGTTTCCATTTGCACCAGGACCTGGTGGTTTCGCTAATCCTGATGTTAGATCTATGGCAATTGATAAATATAATACGAAATGGATTTCCGGAGCTGGTTACTGGGGTGCAGGGCTTCCTCGATGGTATGCGATTGCAAAATTTATAGATACAACCTGGACGTTCTATGACTCAACTGTGATTGGATTTCAACACTACTCAAATTATTGTGGTGTAGCTATTGATAAAAATAATATTAAATGGTTCACTGATTTTAGGAATGGTCTAATAAGATATGACGATACAACTTTTTATCTTTTTAATCAAGAAAATTCACCGATAAGTAACAGCTGGGCAATAATAGTTGATAAATTTAATAATAAAGTTTTTTCTGCTGAATTAAATGAACAATTGCCAGATGGAACTTACCTGAGAGGGATAGTGTTTTACAACGAAAATGGAGTGGTGCTAAGCTCAGCAGAAAACTATTCACCAAAACCATTTGACTTTTATCTTGCGCAAAACTATCCCAATCCATTTAATGAAAAAACAAAAATCAGCTGGCACTCACCAGTCAGCGGTCATCAAACAATTAAAGTTTATGATGTACTTGGAAGAGAAATTGCAACACTAGTTGATGAATATAGAAATCCAGGAATATATGAAGTAACTTTTAATGCTGAAAATTTACCTAGCGGAATTTATCTTTATAAATTCAGCACTGGTTTACATTCTCTAACAAAAAAGATGTTGTTAATTAAATAA
- the recJ gene encoding single-stranded-DNA-specific exonuclease RecJ: MKQRYNWKILNCPDEFSQQVLVDDLNIHPSLAKILILRNIDSYRKAKQFFKGTLDDLNDPFLLIGMRDAVKRIIKALTENEKIMIYGDYDVDGTNAAAMLYLFLTEIGGNVQIYIPNRLKEGYGISQSGIDEAIQNGTKLIISVDCGITAVEETEYAKNHGIDVIICDHHEPGEFIPRAIAVLDPLKPGCPYPYKYLSGAGVTFKLIQAISSSIGSKDLPYKYLDFVAVASAADIVPLTDENRILVKYGLEKLNTDPRPGFKALIEKAGLKPGKITSSHIVFGLAPRINAVGRLGDANRAIQLLLSKDYEEALHYAEILDKENRNRREIDEEILNEAIQKVENEINLDEEIAIILHKEDWHLGVIGIVASRLVEKFYRPSILLTNVDGILKGSARSIADFNLYEALKECEDVLLQFGGHKAAAGLSIHYEKVDEFKRRFNEIAKMRLTPEQLIPTIEIEAIIELNTITPKFRRILERFAPFGPQNMKPIFLTEKVEIFDKPRISGNNHIFMKIRKNGSPVFDVVGYNLGEYAKDLLDLNGTIKNTYIDIVYTIESTTINDMVFPLLNLKDFRISQK, translated from the coding sequence ATGAAACAGAGATACAACTGGAAAATCCTAAATTGCCCCGATGAATTCAGTCAACAAGTTCTTGTTGATGATCTAAACATTCATCCATCATTAGCTAAGATTCTCATCCTTCGGAATATTGACAGCTATCGTAAAGCTAAACAATTTTTCAAAGGCACTCTCGATGATTTAAATGATCCTTTTCTTTTGATCGGAATGAGAGATGCAGTTAAAAGAATAATCAAAGCTTTAACCGAAAATGAAAAAATTATGATTTATGGTGATTATGATGTAGATGGTACCAATGCTGCTGCTATGCTTTATCTTTTTCTAACAGAAATTGGCGGGAATGTTCAAATTTATATTCCAAACAGATTAAAAGAAGGATATGGAATTTCACAAAGTGGAATAGATGAAGCAATTCAAAATGGAACCAAACTCATTATCTCAGTTGATTGTGGAATAACCGCAGTTGAAGAAACAGAATACGCAAAAAATCATGGGATTGATGTAATCATTTGTGACCATCACGAACCCGGAGAATTTATTCCTCGTGCAATTGCTGTTCTGGATCCATTAAAGCCTGGCTGTCCTTATCCATACAAATATTTATCCGGTGCAGGTGTAACTTTTAAATTGATACAAGCCATTTCGAGTTCGATCGGATCGAAAGACTTACCTTATAAATATCTCGATTTCGTTGCTGTTGCCAGCGCAGCTGATATTGTCCCTTTAACAGACGAAAATAGAATCCTTGTAAAATATGGACTTGAAAAATTAAATACTGATCCTCGGCCCGGTTTTAAAGCTTTAATTGAAAAAGCAGGATTAAAACCAGGAAAGATTACAAGTTCACATATTGTTTTTGGACTTGCACCTCGAATTAATGCTGTCGGCAGGCTTGGAGATGCAAATCGAGCTATTCAACTTCTTCTCTCAAAAGATTATGAAGAAGCATTACATTACGCTGAAATTTTAGATAAAGAAAATCGAAACCGAAGAGAAATTGACGAAGAGATTTTAAACGAAGCAATTCAAAAAGTTGAAAATGAAATCAATTTGGATGAAGAAATTGCTATCATTCTTCACAAGGAAGATTGGCATCTGGGTGTAATTGGAATTGTTGCATCGAGACTGGTAGAAAAATTTTACAGACCTTCAATACTTTTAACAAATGTTGATGGAATACTCAAAGGTTCAGCACGAAGTATCGCCGATTTTAATCTTTACGAAGCTTTGAAAGAATGTGAAGATGTGTTACTTCAATTTGGCGGACACAAAGCTGCAGCGGGACTTTCAATTCATTATGAAAAAGTTGATGAATTTAAAAGAAGATTTAACGAAATAGCAAAAATGAGATTGACCCCCGAACAACTAATTCCAACAATAGAAATTGAAGCAATCATTGAACTTAATACTATTACACCAAAATTCAGAAGAATACTTGAAAGATTTGCTCCTTTTGGACCACAAAACATGAAACCTATTTTCCTTACTGAGAAAGTTGAAATTTTTGATAAGCCAAGAATCAGCGGCAATAATCATATATTTATGAAGATCAGGAAAAATGGTTCTCCAGTTTTCGATGTTGTAGGATACAATTTAGGTGAATACGCTAAAGATTTACTTGATTTGAATGGTACAATTAAGAATACTTATATTGACATTGTCTATACAATTGAATCTACAACAATTAACGATATGGTATTTCCATTACTTAACTTAAAAGATTTTAGAATATCACAAAAATAG
- a CDS encoding YebC/PmpR family DNA-binding transcriptional regulator produces MAGHSKWAQIKRKKAVVDAKKGKLFTKLIREITIAAREGGGNPDGNPRLRLAIDQARAANMPMENIERAIKKATGELEGSKYEEIIYEGYGPGGIAILIEAVTDNKNRTVSELRHLFSRHGGRLAETGSVNWKFQRKGIITLDKNQIGEDDLIMLALDAGADDVITETDYYEIQTAVENFEKVRRAIADKGLKIESASLQYVPQNLLKIDAKENETAIKLLEVLEDHDDVQNVYTDADLTEIE; encoded by the coding sequence ATGGCAGGACATTCAAAATGGGCACAAATTAAAAGAAAAAAAGCTGTTGTTGATGCAAAGAAAGGTAAATTATTCACCAAGCTAATAAGAGAAATTACTATTGCAGCAAGAGAAGGCGGTGGTAATCCAGATGGAAATCCAAGACTTCGTTTAGCTATTGATCAAGCACGAGCTGCTAATATGCCAATGGAAAACATTGAGCGCGCAATTAAAAAAGCTACGGGTGAACTCGAAGGCTCTAAATATGAAGAAATAATTTATGAAGGCTACGGACCAGGGGGCATTGCAATTCTAATTGAAGCCGTAACTGATAACAAAAACAGAACAGTATCTGAGCTGAGACATCTTTTCTCAAGACATGGTGGCAGACTCGCTGAGACTGGCAGTGTTAACTGGAAATTTCAAAGAAAAGGAATCATCACACTTGATAAAAATCAAATTGGTGAAGATGATTTGATAATGCTTGCTCTTGATGCCGGCGCTGATGATGTAATCACGGAAACAGATTACTATGAAATACAAACCGCAGTCGAGAATTTTGAGAAAGTTCGAAGAGCAATTGCTGATAAAGGTTTAAAAATTGAAAGTGCGTCTCTTCAATATGTCCCTCAAAATTTATTGAAGATTGATGCCAAGGAAAATGAAACAGCTATCAAGCTCCTCGAAGTTTTAGAAGATCACGATGATGTTCAGAATGTTTATACAGATGCAGACCTAACTGAAATAGAATAG
- the ruvC gene encoding crossover junction endodeoxyribonuclease RuvC, whose product MIILGIDPGTLKTGYGLIEFSNGRVKLLASGTIENKRIKSLPLRLKFIYDEISKLIEEYLPDELSIESAFYGKNVQSALKIGHARGVSILAAINKQIPTYEYSPREIKKSVVGNGAASKQQVMYMVNQILELKRKITNFDETDAIAVALCHLQKIMRPDKKHKNWETFVKENPHLVIG is encoded by the coding sequence ATGATAATCTTAGGAATAGATCCCGGCACTCTCAAAACAGGTTATGGATTGATTGAATTTTCTAATGGCAGGGTAAAATTACTTGCTTCAGGAACAATTGAAAATAAAAGAATTAAGTCCCTGCCCCTTCGATTAAAATTTATTTATGATGAAATCTCCAAACTAATTGAAGAATATTTACCTGATGAACTTTCGATCGAGAGTGCCTTTTATGGTAAAAATGTTCAATCGGCTTTGAAAATTGGACACGCAAGAGGCGTTTCGATTCTTGCGGCAATCAACAAACAAATTCCCACTTATGAGTATTCACCAAGAGAAATAAAAAAATCTGTTGTTGGAAATGGAGCTGCATCAAAACAACAAGTAATGTATATGGTAAATCAAATTCTTGAATTGAAAAGGAAAATTACTAATTTCGATGAGACCGATGCTATTGCTGTTGCCCTCTGTCATCTTCAAAAAATTATGAGACCTGATAAAAAGCACAAAAATTGGGAAACATTTGTCAAAGAAAATCCACATTTAGTTATTGGATAA
- the ruvA gene encoding Holliday junction branch migration protein RuvA encodes MFNYLSGKLIKKNPTNVILDVNGVGYQINISLNTFEKLPEVESDIRIFTVLIPREDSIQLYGFFDEDEKQMFEQLLSISGIGPKVAQSILSGISPDELRNHIIQGNTLALTNIPGVGKKTAERMIVELRDKLTKLSPPEKIISKDAEEIRIQAYQALITLGYQKQHAEKAIRLALNEINSNNEELNIENLIKKALKELNK; translated from the coding sequence ATGTTTAATTATCTTTCAGGCAAGTTAATAAAGAAAAATCCGACCAATGTAATTCTTGATGTTAATGGAGTTGGTTATCAAATAAATATTTCATTAAATACTTTCGAAAAACTTCCTGAAGTTGAAAGTGATATTCGAATTTTTACTGTTCTAATTCCAAGAGAAGACTCAATTCAACTTTATGGTTTTTTTGATGAAGATGAAAAGCAGATGTTTGAACAATTACTCTCGATCTCTGGAATAGGTCCAAAAGTAGCTCAGAGCATATTATCGGGTATCAGTCCAGATGAATTAAGAAATCATATAATTCAGGGTAATACCTTAGCATTAACAAACATTCCTGGAGTTGGCAAAAAAACCGCTGAGAGGATGATCGTTGAATTAAGAGATAAGCTGACAAAGCTATCACCACCTGAAAAAATCATTTCTAAAGATGCAGAAGAAATTAGAATACAAGCATATCAGGCTTTGATTACGCTTGGTTATCAAAAACAACACGCCGAAAAAGCAATCCGCCTTGCTCTCAATGAAATAAATTCGAACAACGAAGAATTAAACATTGAGAATCTGATTAAGAAAGCTTTGAAGGAATTGAATAAGTAA
- a CDS encoding cation transporter: protein MQQKVIKASRFSLFSNIFLFIIKLLAGILSNSIAVISDAINSLSDILTNIAVYFSVKISYKSADSDHQYGHHPAQPIAAMMLAIFAGVAGITVIRESIMRIIEPTIQDVLVFPVIVLSITIVLKSFMSYYFRIVSKKYDSPAVRALSIDSLNDVLSSLIALIAIVISTYNLKYFDGVAGILIAFFIFRAGYHVAKENIDYLMGKAASQELIDEISNRAKSVNGVLGVSGLRSHQFGNKYHVEVKIKVNQNHSTKDAYKIAQEVKELVTQLPEIADVFVHIEPHD from the coding sequence ATGCAGCAAAAAGTAATAAAGGCCTCAAGGTTTTCACTTTTCTCAAATATTTTTCTTTTCATTATAAAACTTCTGGCAGGAATTCTTTCGAATAGTATTGCTGTAATTTCCGATGCAATTAACTCATTGTCAGATATACTTACAAACATCGCTGTTTACTTCTCAGTAAAAATTTCATATAAAAGCGCTGACTCAGATCATCAGTATGGACACCACCCTGCACAACCAATTGCAGCTATGATGCTTGCGATTTTTGCTGGTGTTGCTGGAATAACTGTTATTCGTGAGTCAATTATGCGAATCATTGAACCAACAATTCAAGATGTTTTAGTTTTTCCCGTTATCGTTCTTTCTATAACAATTGTTCTGAAATCTTTTATGTCTTATTACTTTAGAATTGTGAGTAAAAAGTATGATAGTCCAGCTGTTCGGGCACTTTCAATTGATAGTTTGAACGATGTTTTATCTTCATTAATCGCTTTGATCGCAATCGTAATTTCTACTTATAATCTCAAATATTTTGATGGTGTTGCAGGAATTTTAATCGCATTCTTCATCTTTAGAGCAGGTTATCATGTCGCTAAAGAAAACATTGACTATCTAATGGGCAAAGCTGCAAGTCAGGAATTAATCGATGAAATTTCAAATCGAGCGAAAAGCGTTAATGGCGTGCTTGGTGTAAGTGGATTAAGATCTCATCAATTTGGAAACAAGTATCATGTCGAAGTAAAAATAAAAGTCAATCAAAATCACTCAACAAAAGATGCATATAAGATAGCGCAGGAAGTTAAAGAACTTGTAACTCAACTGCCTGAAATTGCAGATGTATTTGTCCACATCGAACCTCACGATTAA
- a CDS encoding DUF2723 domain-containing protein → MKITERVSNLFFKHYAILTSIVVFIFYLRTLAPGVIESDSGELAAVQYTLGIAHPTGYPLFTILGFIFSHLPFPLRPITKLNLLTALWSFGAIYVLTITIKFLLNTLPQWVSSKISYAENIYERFNVGERIKIISAVFGGLVFGFSKTLWFQSLSVEVYTLHIFLFSLIFYFMVKAFLANRSEIETSFFRDKWFIAFIFLSLGFTNHLSTIFIIPSFLFLYFYKWNFSKPKIQKFVVYALIGISITTLIYLYIPIRAKMQPFLNWGNPVTFESFINHITGRLYHQFLFPSFGDYISNIGKFLNSFTINLNHSEFSGSDFSIVILIAFLGLLVSFFYFKKLFQLLLLIFLTTMVISALYNIPDIDAYYLPAFMMVSIFSGLGIFYLTTIKMSKKTKQITIAIVFLISISMEIYQNYSRVDLSDHKLMDDYTLTLLNSVDENSIVLSARSSFYFPSLYYQLVEGVRSDIVIAEHYLLQQKWYYTQLNKIHPGVIQLRDTVVSLNYSNRSVYFSPEMLKLKLQGEVKIPHNYELVPYHFLFKLVPRGNYVEEKQIDYNFDFSKSHLFETREIKNTIINMLLNRAVYELIFGNIEKSKQCLKKLKKDFPEYELPTDLMKILNE, encoded by the coding sequence ATGAAAATTACTGAAAGAGTATCCAATTTGTTTTTTAAACATTATGCAATTCTTACTTCAATCGTTGTTTTCATATTTTATTTACGGACTCTTGCTCCAGGCGTAATTGAATCCGACTCTGGTGAACTTGCTGCAGTCCAATATACACTCGGGATTGCACATCCAACAGGTTATCCGCTCTTTACTATTCTTGGATTTATTTTTTCACATTTACCGTTTCCGCTGAGACCAATAACAAAATTGAATTTACTAACGGCCTTATGGTCATTTGGTGCAATTTATGTTTTGACAATAACAATAAAGTTTTTACTTAATACTTTGCCACAATGGGTTTCTTCAAAAATATCCTATGCTGAAAATATTTATGAGAGATTTAATGTTGGAGAAAGAATAAAAATTATTTCAGCAGTTTTTGGTGGGCTGGTTTTCGGATTTAGTAAAACCCTATGGTTTCAAAGTCTATCTGTGGAAGTTTATACACTTCATATTTTTCTCTTTTCATTGATTTTCTATTTTATGGTCAAAGCATTTTTAGCGAATCGTTCTGAAATTGAAACATCATTTTTCCGAGATAAATGGTTTATTGCATTTATTTTTCTTTCGCTTGGATTTACAAATCACTTATCAACGATTTTTATAATACCATCTTTTCTTTTCCTTTATTTTTACAAATGGAATTTTAGTAAACCTAAAATCCAAAAATTCGTCGTCTATGCTTTAATTGGGATTTCAATTACTACACTTATTTATCTTTATATTCCAATTCGAGCTAAGATGCAACCTTTCTTAAATTGGGGTAACCCGGTAACATTTGAAAGTTTCATTAATCACATTACAGGAAGACTTTATCATCAATTTTTATTTCCATCGTTTGGCGATTACATTTCTAATATTGGTAAGTTTCTAAACTCTTTCACGATTAACCTTAATCACTCTGAATTTTCAGGTTCCGATTTTAGCATTGTAATTTTAATCGCTTTTCTTGGATTGCTTGTTTCTTTTTTCTATTTCAAAAAGCTTTTTCAATTACTTTTATTGATCTTCCTAACGACTATGGTTATTTCAGCTTTATATAACATTCCTGATATTGATGCTTATTATCTACCAGCATTTATGATGGTTTCAATTTTTTCGGGGCTGGGAATATTTTATTTAACCACAATAAAAATGAGTAAGAAGACAAAGCAAATAACAATTGCAATTGTATTTTTAATCTCAATATCTATGGAGATTTATCAAAACTATTCAAGGGTTGATTTAAGTGATCATAAATTGATGGATGATTATACATTGACTTTATTAAATTCTGTCGATGAAAATTCAATAGTGTTAAGTGCAAGATCATCATTTTATTTTCCAAGTCTGTATTATCAATTAGTTGAAGGAGTAAGGTCAGATATCGTAATTGCTGAACATTATTTGCTTCAGCAGAAATGGTATTATACCCAGCTTAATAAAATTCATCCAGGGGTGATACAGTTAAGAGATACCGTTGTTTCTTTGAATTATTCAAATCGCAGTGTTTATTTTTCACCTGAAATGTTGAAATTAAAGTTACAGGGTGAGGTTAAAATTCCTCATAACTATGAATTAGTTCCATATCACTTTTTATTTAAGCTTGTTCCTCGTGGAAATTATGTTGAAGAAAAACAAATTGATTATAATTTTGATTTTTCTAAAAGTCACCTTTTTGAAACAAGAGAGATAAAAAATACAATCATAAATATGTTATTGAATAGAGCAGTTTATGAGTTGATTTTTGGGAATATTGAAAAATCGAAACAATGTTTGAAAAAATTGAAGAAAGATTTCCCCGAGTATGAATTACCCACTGATCTGATGAAAATATTGAATGAGTAA
- a CDS encoding DUF4159 domain-containing protein yields MKQSIFLLLFGLIFTTSAISQNEVQIARLKYSGGGDWYNDPSGEVNLLKYVQSVTGIKTKPEYVFVDINSDKIFNYPILFMTGHGNISFTESEAKRLRKYLENGGFLYADDDYGMDQAFRREMKKVFPDQQLQEIPFNHPIYHSFYHFDRGLPKIHEHDKKPPQGFGYFLNGRLVVFYTYESNLGDGWVEPDVYNDPPEIRELAFKMGTNILVYALTH; encoded by the coding sequence ATGAAACAGAGTATTTTCTTATTACTATTCGGTCTTATCTTTACAACTTCAGCTATTTCGCAAAACGAAGTTCAAATTGCTCGATTAAAATATAGCGGAGGTGGTGATTGGTATAATGACCCTTCGGGTGAGGTGAATTTATTGAAGTATGTTCAATCTGTTACGGGAATTAAAACCAAACCTGAATATGTTTTTGTCGACATTAATTCTGATAAAATTTTCAATTATCCAATTCTATTTATGACAGGTCATGGTAATATCTCATTTACAGAAAGCGAAGCAAAAAGATTAAGGAAGTATTTGGAGAATGGCGGTTTTCTCTATGCAGATGATGATTATGGTATGGATCAAGCATTTCGACGTGAAATGAAAAAAGTTTTTCCCGATCAGCAACTTCAGGAGATTCCATTTAATCATCCTATTTACCATTCTTTTTATCACTTTGACAGAGGACTTCCAAAAATTCACGAGCACGATAAAAAACCACCGCAAGGATTTGGTTATTTTTTGAATGGTAGGCTTGTTGTTTTTTACACTTATGAAAGTAATTTAGGTGATGGCTGGGTTGAGCCTGATGTTTATAACGACCCTCCAGAAATTCGTGAATTAGCTTTTAAGATGGGAACAAACATCCTTGTTTATGCATTGACACACTAA